The Sander vitreus isolate 19-12246 chromosome 24, sanVit1, whole genome shotgun sequence genome segment TTACACATAGCTTTTTATGGTGCAtgcaatactaagctattaaaataattgcaacatattcattatgttttaatgttaaacaaatgtGGCACAGCGAATCCTTAGAGCTAACTTACCTTTAGGCCAGAAAGCCTATaatcattgttgttgttttttcacaaatagtctgatttatctttgctaataatatgttggatttatgtttatgtatattaattattttatatttatgacatttcaattaaaaaaaaactctcaaaaatgatcaaacaataatttggggGCCCCGTGCAGTATCTCTGAGGATCCCCTAGGGGTcgtggaccccctgttgaagatctttgCTTTACACCATCCACCACACCACTATTCTTATATTGACCAATCATAAGGTGCAGATTTGTCTAATACGGTCGTAATTCCTAGGGGGTACTGGGCTGGCGGGCAGGCCAACTGACATTTCATCACCTTGTGTACTTGCTCCCTATAACAGCAGCCAAGGTTGCAGGGAGATTTTGCGATGCAACTGCAAAAAAAGATCTGACAATTTTCCAACTCTGACTGTACTCTGAGAGTTGGGGAGCTCATGCAGCGCTGGGCCACAGACCTCATTATCCACCACCTGACTGGTCTGAATAGATAGAAAtggaaggtgaaaaaaaaaggcaaagacagacaggaggagaagagggtATGATAAGAGAGGAGGATCTGTCAGCATAGACATGGGAAATGGAATCACTTGTGACTCAAAATGATtttaatgaagaaaaagaatagggcaaattaaagaaaagatcAAGTGCAGAATACAAGCAGGAAGAGGAGCACTTATTCTTTGCCCTTTTACCCAGAGAACATGCTCTGTCATAATATAATTCATTATTtaactttcttcttttccataATTGCTCATATCAGATCATGTTTTGACCtgcagttatttaaaaaactttgaaatgtAGACTTCTAGTCTTGTTCCTAAATTACATTTCTGATATTGCTTTTTGTAATCGCAGCCTTTAAGCATGGCACAGAATGATGCATCTTAGCTgctcagacttttttttgttggattgCTGTAAAAAGCGCATCGTCGGCCTGAGGACACCAGCATCCCTCCAGGACGGGGGTGCGCGGAGGTGTGGGGGTGTTGGATTTTATAGCCCGCAGCTCCCCAGCCCCACTTTGCCAGCCGGGGCAAGGAGAGCCCATATGGCAGCCAAGCGTGGCTCTGGCCAGCTCGGGCTCATATGTATGGAAAACAAGGTCTGGAGAGGGAAGTCACAGGGGGTCATGCTAGTCAGAGAGGCAGCCCGAGGTCCTGGTGCAGGTTAGAAGGTCTTGGTTCAGGAGAAGAGGCTAATTTCTTCTACTTGGCTGAGCAAAGGCCTGAATAATTGCGCCCCCTGGGTTGGCCTCTGGGTGTTGTGGAGGTAGAACCAGCGTGGAGAGTGAGCAGGGGGAGGTTCAGGGAAAGGCGGTTGGATCACAGAACATGTTGTGTCCAGCTTTCAGTAGGTGCtcattatatttgttttcatggTATGAAATTAAAAACATCCTTATGCATCATTATTTGTGCATTACACCACACAGTGTGCTTGATTCAGTGACATTGTATGCATGCATTAACCTAAGCTCTGCCTTTTATGCTTATTATCGTCACATGCAGGGAACATCAATTGCAAAAATCAGCATTAACCAGGTGATGATCCATGGAAATTACATACAGAAATAATATTCTTGTATTGCAGTGGAGAGCCAGTCAGTattgcatgtatatatatatatatatatatatatatatatatatatatatatatatatatatatatatgtatatatatatatatatatatcaaacattatatactgtatatttaaaacaTTACCCATAACCATACAAACTAATTAGTTGATGCTTTTTGCAATATATGGCGTCAGTTTCTCCTTGACATTATGTAATAGTGTGTGCACCTTCGACAGCTACTGCTGCCTGTCCCACAAAACCTCTCCTTAATGCATTACCAGTCATCATGTATATGTTTACATTAATAAAGAttaagtattttcattttaatgcatTGATTCAGCATCCCACTTATAGGCTACATAAGAGCAATTTGAGTCGTTGGAGGGGCAAGTAGCAGACGTCTCAGTTCAAGAGAATGGTTCATTAGATCTCGTTCAATGAGTAGCTGCCAGTCTTGACTCGAGACACTCATTGACGTCCTTGTTCGAGACAATGATTCCCGCTCTTTCATTGGTTGTCCTGCTTGCAAAGTTTAGAGCATGAGCAGTAGCCTACTCTGTGATAACAGCGAGTGTGTGCATGGGCAGTATGAATGGGAAAAGTCGGGGACTCATGAGCACTCGGTACGTTTGACAGGCTGACCTGGTAGGCCTACATACCGCACACTAAAAAGAGTTGttcaaaaacatttgtttgttcAATTTCACCCATCACTAGTTAGTTAATGGTATGTTAACTCTTGGCCTTGGAGGTCCTTACCACTGCAGGTAGCAAACTAGCCAGGTATGCTAATAGCAGCTTAGAGCAgatacaattcaattcaattcaattcaattttatttatagtgtcaaatcataacaggaattatctcaggacactttacagatagagtcggtctagaccacactctatacaCACACTTCggctgtgtttttggttttggaatAGATAAAAACTCTTTAAATGCAAGAGTATCACTCTTACTATAGCCCCAACAGCACGtaaagaaataaattaaaaacgtTATTGTCAAATGTCTGCAGCATAAAAGAGATGAGTTTTCTTAAGTTGCTTCTTCTGATGTCTTTGTTGCCCCGTAGTAATTACCGCGGACAGTTCTATCTACAGAGAACAAAGACCCAGTGTGATGATGTAATGTAAAGGACAActagtagagtgtgtgtgtgtgtgtgtgtgtgtgtgtgtgtgtgtgtgatatgtatatatatatatatatatatatatatatatatacataaaagtgtgtgtgagtccAAGCGACAACAGCACCACATCCACTCCTGGACTGCAAGTAATGAATCTGCCACAATCCTGCTTTTTAAAGATTGAAAACCAAGCGATATGAATCTCCTTGaattcattagaaaataaagatCACCCTTTTAAACCCATGACTGCGTTGGCTGTTGGTGGCGAGGCAGAGGAGGTGACAGATGTTTAAACATGGCGAGGGCCGGGGGAAGCGAATGTGACATGCTCCGGTATAATTATACTCACCTAGTTCACAGCGGAGATTAAGAAAGAGAAGGGATGGAGAGGCACGGGAGCGTCAGACATGAAAGAATATTGAAAAGACTTGCTGATGAGCAGCGTCAACTCTCTTTCTccctgaacccccccccccacacacacacacacacttccccccTTCCTCTCCCTTTTTTCACCGTAACATCTCAAGGTCTCACTTCTGTTTGCCTTTTTCCAATTATCAAGGTGTGACTGTGGGCTTCCCATAACCCCCCTCTCCTTTAATTCTAATGTTAACTATACTGAACTTgaatagagagaaaaaaaacattttattttgtttgtcagGAAAATTACAGAAATGAATTATCACTTACAAATGTCTCTCCTGGTTCTATCATCTGCAGGCCTGATCTGATGCAAAAACCTCTGCAACTATGCATTCTGCTGTAATGCCGTTGGACATAATTGTAAGGACCTGCGATAGAGTGATTTAATGAGGTTAGAAAACACTCCTAAACATTATCCTGAGTCAACACTGTCCTCTAGTGGCTGTTGTGTGTTTTACCCACACTGCGAGTTGTCCCTGAAGTGGCCCTCCTGTCAGAAAATGGATTATGACAGTCTAATTTATTATTATCTCCGTCCCTCTGACCCAAAATTTCAGAGCTTCAACCTGATGACAGGCAGGCACAGTCAAACTCAATCTACTCAATCCTTCAGTGTACACACCGGGCAGCCCTCGTCTCTCCACTTTTGTCAAAATTGATTTATCAATTATAATAAAAGCAGAGTGAGAGCGTTGGAGTATTAATCACACAGGGATCTGTTTAatagattagaaaaaaaaaccatttgTAATGACCAACTTCTAATTAAAGATTCCAATTATCCTCACTGATGGAAGTCGTCGGAAGGATCCATGCATACAGTTTGAGTGACCACTTGTCAATCACACTGTGTGACCACTGCTGTCTTTTTGTCTGAAGTTTGAGTTGTGTGGGTCTTCTTCTGTTGATGCCAACTACCAGATCTTTGTGTATTTAAAACCTTATTTCaagaaaatattattattattgttattattattattattattattattattattaataataataataattaattcatctgctgtattgttcaaaacatTACACGTGCTTCGGGATGTTTATTTTAGGGATTATGCACATCTtaacaacaaatatttgcttgCCACGGCATTTAAACTCTTTGACTTCATAACCCCGGCCAGTTGATTGTTGGGGGGGGGTTGTAATCCCGTAAATTATGCCTATGAGTGTGGAAGTATCCAATTCATTAACTTTAGTAAGTAGAAGAAGTAAATCCACAGTGTTAAAATACTCTTTAACAGGAAGTCCTCTACTTGCTATTACATTAGagtcagaagaaaaacacagttgGAGTattcaaagtgaaaaaaatctgCATTATGAATGGCTCCTGCCAAGAGTGATGACTGGATTGTTGTTACTAATGCCTTTTAATGTTACCAACTTTATATTCTGATGGGTTTAATCTATTACAATGTATCGTTTTTAagatgttaaataaatgtagagGGCAATGTTTTGCCTTTTAATAGTATACGGTTGTATGAACCTCAAATAGTTTTTAAAGACTACACACCCATGGTATAGAAAACCGCTGTTTTCCATGTACTAAGCCTGGTTAAACCCTCAGGTTAGGACAACACATAtttctattaattaattaatgttgtattttatcaggacaatgcacattaatcaacatttctgtaaatgcgccagtgttagccagacagctaattttcaactgtccTAGTTACCTaggatgcatgtctttatggtgggaggagCACCCAGAGGAAAACCACGcaaacacagggagaacatgcaaactccacataGAAAGGCACCGCCCGGACCGGGGATCAAACTCTGCAGTGCCAACTTGTGTCAAGTGCTAACACTGATCCACCTTGCTATATTTAGTTTGGATGATATTTGCATCATGGCACTTGATTAAACTGGAACTTTGTTTATCTTATCTAGCTGTGTCCCCTGTATGCTTTGGCCAATCAGGATGAAGAGCAGGCCAGCCAGCAGGCAGAAGAAGACAGCGACTGGAGCGAGGAGGAATGAAGGACCGTGCTGGATGCTGAGGTGGAAGGAGGGGCAGGTGGAGACTCTCTGATGGTGGGCAAACTGCTCCAGAGTGTCCAGGACCTGGACCCACATCAGATACATCACCATCACGGCCAGCAGACACAGCCCTGACAGGCACAGAGACAACTGTTATTACCTAGATTCAAGTTTTCTACTTCAGAATTCAGAATATAACACTTTTTAATGACAAGTCATTTGCTAGTATGAAAGACATGACAATAAAGATGCTgttaagagacacacacaactctaaaatattgatatattcaTTTCCAGAGCACAAAGTCTTTGCAAAAAATGTATATGCTCTTAAAACTCACACCCTTGGTTTAATTTGCCAGCGCTTATTTTGCAATATCCCTTACACAGAGAATACTTTGAGGCAAATGTTGGCTCACAAATAAAGTTCTCTCTGTGTCAACATCAAGcaatacatttgatttatgGTCAGAGACAGCGATCCCATTCTAATGGTTTGGCAGCCatgaggttttattttgaaggtgcCTGGATCAGCTGAGACTGAGGATATTGATTATGGGTGATGGGTTAGTGAGGTTTTGAGGCCAGCTTTTCAAAAGATGAGTCAACTTTGGTCTCCTTGTTGAAAATGTTGAGTCATCTATAGAGTATAAACTCTGGGAAATCTTCCCACCCTTTTTCCAAACTGAAATCCTAAGTGAAAGGAGGAAAAggctcggggggggggggaagaggcTCAGCCAAGAGCTTCAACAAAAGCAATCACCTCCCTGTCTAAAACGTGAAGGCACTTTTGAACCTGATATAGGAAAAGGGtagccaaaacacacacacacacacacacacacacacacacacacacacacacacacacacacgctgttcAATTGTTCTGTTGCTGACTGGTATTTCTGTGTTCCTTTCATTGTAAAGTGCACTGAGACCATGTTTaaaggtaagccttataaaactaaccttttgtcatatttgctgaaactgcccctatgttccagtagaactacatgaagctggttaattaaaaaaataatccagctcctctggctccacctacagcctgtagtgagatttgcaaaaatccactgctccctgttcagatgcaccaatcagggccagggggggggggtgtctaactgcgtgtcaatcacgcattcattctcccttgtggggcgaggggcttaggagaccattttgggctttagcggaaaggggggagggactgagaagttgttgatgtttggctaagtcctggatcttcacaatcctacctacggcacctttaatggtgattttacagtttaaataaaatttgattaattgattaaaaataaaaataattggaGAAACAATTTAACAATATGTAGAGCaacaccatttgaaagggaaaacataaaaacagcctGAAAGTCGGATTCTCAACTTAATTaagtattgtacttttaacTGCACTTTCCCCACACAATTAAAGACCATATTTATGATTTATAAAAGATGCATTtacatataaagtatatatttgtgtttttaacctCTTAAACCCCATTGACATTGCAGCAAAACATTCTTCCTTTAAAATTTTAGTGAAGATCCAAAAATTCCAAATATGGTGAATGTTGAGGAAATGTGTATACAATGATGCACAAGACATCAAGTCTTGGGTTAGAATAATTCATGCAGTGTTATGATTTAGCTTCACTGAAGAATTGAGGTCAAGCTAAAGCTAAATATAACACTGCCAGATAGTGCGAAAGCTTCTTAAGAGGAAAAGTGAAAAACTGGGTGTTAAGGGGTTAAAattggtattttatttatttaaatcaacAAATATTTTTGGTTAAGAAAGTATGATGAGAATCTGAACTCTTGGCTAAAAGCTGCTGCACAGATCCCTTAGGGTTAGGCAATAGTTGGACTCCTCATTTCCATTACTACTACACAGAATGcattattgtaatattttttccTACAAATGCTGGCAACACTACTTCTTGTTCTGACCTATTGATTTTCTCAATCCATGACACATCGAGAGCAAGTAGCTGTGGTGAACTGACCACCAGCTGCACCCTTCacctgctttctgtccccagtgTCAGAACTAAACACGGAGAAACAGCGTTCATAACAACCTCCCACTTCAGTTTGTTTAGTGACCTactctccaccacagcttcaaatgtcTCCTGTTTTGCAGCCAATATTGCCATGTCTTTAGAGAGATCTGTTCGTGTTGAGGccaaaaaatgactttgttTTAGCTAATTGGTTCTCACCGCCACAAAGCAGAAGGGCCCCACCCACTTTATAGAGTCTGTGATTGGTCAGTGGGCCGGCACAGATGACAATAAATACACTTATGACGACAGCAGCCAAGCCTGTGGTGAGGAAGATGCTCCAGAAGGTCCTAAAAACtgagaggaaaaggaaaataagGCTTTGTACATCATAAAAGATAATATTGCAAtcatgtgaaaataaatgaccaATAGCTACCAATGGCAGAGTGATGTTCATACGGTTGTGTGGGGAAACTGTGTGGCTCCAGCCGTGATCGCTCATTAACAGGAAACGGGAAGAGGAAAGCGGCATGGCAGACCTTTGATGGCGGCTGATTTGCTGAAGGGGAGGAGGCATTTGTAATGCTTTTGTTTGCAAAACAAATTGGAAATATGTCATCACATAAGTCTGAGGTTCTCACTGATCAAAATGTCCCATATAGAGTGTTCATTTGAAACAGCCATGAAAGAGCAGCGCCAAAACAGGCCCTCATGGAAGATCCTCACACCATCTATAACCTGAGGAATCAGAAAACCAATGGGACCTCTCCTTTTGACAGGGTCTTTCCTTTATTGAGTGATCAATATCAAGGTCAAGGTAATCTTTATTATATTGAATATTCAAAACTGTCATAAAAGcagatacaaaaataaatattgatataaatatgaataaataaatattccatatgcctccccccctttcatctacctaacacacacagacacacacacacttacacagggAGAGCATTTCCAAACACCCTCactcccacagacacacacacacacacacacacagcactttcaGGTACCCTcagcatacacacactacatactagGATGTGCAGTGGGCTACATGATCCCTGAGAAAATGAACAGCATTATAATCcactattaaataaataaatatatactgtaccaCAGTGACATAATCTTATGTTTACATATGATgtagtacagtatatatatatatatatatatatatgtagtatactatatatacataatacataTGAAGATTATGTCACTGTAGTAGAGTCTGGACTAAATAAATAATGCTAAATAATAGCATTTAATAGCAGACTCAACCGGTGTCCGAGTGTCCACAGTCTGCTGCAGAACTACAACAGCAGATTGCAGAGAATGTGTGGCCATCAGCTTTCTGTAAATAGACAGTGTTTGATTGATGGTGTAAAGTGAAGACAGTGAATGGCAGCCAGCAGGAAATTCCATGTGCATTCATGAAATAAGACTCCACTTTCCTGCATTTTACAAAATGCTCTAATAATTGGGCCACTAAGTAACGGCTAAAGGAGTTTTTCTGTAATGTTTGTGTGAGTAAtgaacgtttgacctctgtgcTGCACATTATGTTTAGTGTCTTGTCCAAGAATTAAGTCAATTCTGTTTGCATTGgataaagacaaaataatacaCACTGCTATCTCATTCAGTTCTTTCATTCTACATGGACATGACCTTTTGATCACAAACAGTCTTcataatatttccctctgaaatgtagtgtagaagtataaagtagcacacattgaaatatttaaagtacaagtaccacaTTTTGTATGTACACTCTATGTGTACCATCATACTAAcctacattattatttttacttcttttcctttttattctaaggttatatgtatgtgtatacatattttCTCATATTGTGTGCTATGTTAACTCCTGCACTCTtacaataaagtataaaaaaataaaaatataaactttTCTCATAATATGACTTCATTCTTagatacaattatttttattagtgGTTTTACTGAAATACTGCATTCCTTATCTATTGTATTGTGGTCAAAATAACAATCTTATTTTGCTAACAGTTTAAATTCTTTTATTTCCCTTATTTGCTTCTTGGATTGCCTCCGTGTTTGAAACAAGCTATACAAACAAACTCCTAAGTGTTCAGTTTAAATACCTCGGTGCTGCTCTTCCCCTCTCTCAGGCCACTTCCTCCATAGCGTTCTTCCGGCCAGCTGCAGGACTCGGCCGCCAGCAGCCAGTACTCGGTCCCACAGGACAGCAGTGTGAACAGAAATCCTGTCGCTCCGAAGAACAAAGCCAAGAAGAGGAGCACCTTAAGCCTCTCAGCAGGAGACATTTCTCAGTATGTCCGTCTTTTGTTCTTTTATAGCGGCAAATCTGCACTTTTCCTTTTCTTAGCTTTCTACAGCATATCATATTCAAATACATAGAATAAATTCAGATTTACTAAATAACTGCTAACTCCATGTGTCCGTTACTTTTCTCCTGCGAGAAATAAATGAGCACCATGGACACCTGGACAATGCTTTTCCTCACCAtacggaccaatcaggggcatAGAGTGGTTCAATGGAAATAAACTCTTACATCATGCAGTGGTCACTTTAAAGGGATACAATTACAgtacagggggggggggggggggggggggttccccCTCACATAAATATAGCGGTGTTATGTTGAGAGTGGATGCAAAGAGGCATATAATCATGGCATTCTCGATAAACTTGAAAAACCAGAAACCACAACTGTAGAAATGTCTCCTTGGCATTTATTGGAATGCCAGCATTGAAATCCAGATTTGGTACAGTACAAGGCTATCCAGTATAACTGAGATCTAGGCAACAGTGATGGTCCAACAACAGTCATTCAAACTGCATGTTCATATATTAatatgacttcttttttttcttcttcttcttcttttttaaagacagGTTGGTCCAGAGATgatgaatacaaataaaaaaaaaaaaggtcaaaggaAAGCGGGGACGAAGACTTAGTCTCAATTAAACCTGGGGAAAGTTATTTGAACagattgatatttttttttaaatgcctgaCTTGTAATAATCTAAATTCAAATAAATATTCCATCCAGGTACTgaaggacattttcaaaaaaaagagacagaaataatGGTCAGTATATCTGGTGATTGGTTTCTGGGGTATGTAGCACCCATTTGATGACTTAATGATCAaaaggtgttttattcaatgaaGTTTGTGGAAAATGATCTAGCTAAACATGTCCTGCTTCTTTTAGAGTATATAACATATAGCAAGAACCCAACCCATATACACAGAGAAGTGCATTTATACAGGACTCATGTTGATTAATTACATATTACAACCCTGTGAGGATATTATAAGTACATATACGAGGCACGCAGAAATTAAAGATGTATCACCTATTATTAACCTACTTgcagtaaacattttatttgaaggATCCTTTGGGCTGAGTCACCTCCTTCCTCTAATTTGTGAGGATGTTGCCGCTATTTTGGCAGTTTGTTTGGTCCACTGCTTTATCCAAATGAACAGGTCTGTCGGGAGCATCcgtgcaaaggctcatgggactTCCACAGCATGTGAGGTCTTAGGGCGCTTCCTCGGTTGTCCTTGGCCCCCCGCTGAATGCCGTCCTCCGACGCCCTAAGACATGACTCCGAAGACGGGGTTGTGGCGGCAGATGCTCGGCCCGATCTCCTCGTAGTCTTTCTTGGTGTGGCACACTTGGTAAAACTCAGGCTGCCAAAACAGAAATGGTCCTCGTTAGTGTCATTTCCTTTCCCATTTCAGAAGTAAAGACAACATCTATGATTGCAATAATTAAAAGAACTTTTCAAATCTACGCAAGGATATATTTTTACCATTGTATAAATCTCTGGTAAGAGCCCATCTTAAATATGCTTGCTCAGTCTGGTGTCCATATGAATTTAAATATGTAGAATAAACTGAAAAGGTCCAGAGAAGAGCTACTAAATTAATCCCAGGAAGGAAATGTCTTATGAAGAAAAATGGAGAAAATTAAGTTTACCGACTCTTGTGTACAGGAAATACAATTCAGGTGTATAAGCTGGTACATGGAATATATGATGTAACGGTTGAGCCTATCTTTTAGTTTTGGAGCAATAGGTATGATTTACTAAAACTTCACCCCAGAACATGCGTGTCTAAAAAAGAGAAGGAATTTCTTCACACTTTGTGCGGTAAAGGCGTGGAACGAGCTTCCAGAAGAAGTTCCTTCCAACCGTTCCCTTTCAAGAACAGGTTGGATACATTTTGTCTGGCAAAAGATGTAATGTTTACTATAACTATAAAGCTTgtttgtaatttatttgttgtatttattgtttgtactTATTTATGAAATGCAAGTCATTTTTAATCATCAATCAATGTGCTTCAAATTTGTTTACatcgtttttgtttttgtgttgtttgagtCTGGATTAGAGGACTTAATATCCTGTACCAGAGCActttcaatacatttcaataaaaatatgagagtgtgtgctgtgtttaGTCTGACAaaggtagggctgggtatcgtttaaaaatatttaatactGGTAACGAAACCAATAATGTGACTTTGATTCCCGTTCCTAAAAAGGATACTTTTTTGGATACCAATATTATAAACAAAAAGGAATTATAACATTACGGcataaatctttttatttattgttcagctcctactacgtgagccccttctctgtgtaacgtagagtttttcctgcatgtctctacgACGCGTAACgctagacagccaatcacaaacagaagcatgctgcatgcctattggctcactgacacggatgagatttgctccttaagcgcaactctcgccaaaatgcaacctagggtctttttgtgaatgtacccgagtcaaactttcgtttaaaagtatatttaggacggaatcaccACTTCTAAGTTTACCgaattttcgtttttcggtgaaatggccttttgaatgggagtgctaggggcacttttatgctagcctcaaaatagctatttttaaaacactaagaaggctcgacacaacatgagactttgctccaagtctcaccagggactctacacatgaacgaaagcattgacagcATTGTtggtgtacacagagtttactaaaaagaaaggttttgaacaactcactgtagttgttgttgttgttgtttacgctatccacCATTTATCCagaaaagtttcatgttgtgtcgagccttcttagtgtttcacaacaagaccctaggttgcattttggcgagagttacgctttagggattga includes the following:
- the LOC144512679 gene encoding transmembrane protein 182-like, whose translation is MSPAERLKVLLFLALFFGATGFLFTLLSCGTEYWLLAAESCSWPEERYGGSGLREGKSSTEVIDGVRIFHEGLFWRCSFMAVSNEHSIWDILITNQPPSKVCHAAFLFPFPVNERSRLEPHSFPTQPYEHHSAIVFRTFWSIFLTTGLAAVVISVFIVICAGPLTNHRLYKVGGALLLCGGLCLLAVMVMYLMWVQVLDTLEQFAHHQRVSTCPSFHLSIQHGPSFLLAPVAVFFCLLAGLLFILIGQSIQGTQLDKINKVPV